The genomic segment CTTGGCAAAAGGTTTGACATAAGCAGACAGCTGGCTGAGGTTGTTGGATATGGTTGTGATAGAGGCTGAAGGACCAAATATAAGTAACTCTGACTTAATCTCGTTAAGTTGTAGGAAGTTACTTGCCATCCAACTTTTGATGTCATCGAGACAATCCCTGAGGTTGTTTGAGGAGCATTGATTTTTTGAGGGATGTGTATCTGGGTGTCATCGGCATAACAatggaggtcaggggtcagcgGTCGCAGCACCCTGATAATAGATGGAACAAATCTTACTGTGAATCCAGAATGATCAGGGATGATAGAGAAGAGCTAGGCTTAGCAGAgaggaaggtttttttttttcttttgctgagAATCTGTACACAGCATCAGTGTCCGTCTTCTGTCTCCCAGGGCAGGAAAGTAACTAATGCATCCATCAGACACTCTTTTACCAGACAAGTcaattttatctttattttttgcATAGAACTTCCACATGATACTCAGGTATCCACTAAAATGGctggaaagacagacaaatTAATCAGCCGTAGCCAGAATTTACCAACATTTGGCCcacagagcagacagagcagACTGTTCAGGCTGCACAGCTGGAATCAGAGGAAACACAGTCAGCAAAATGAGTACAAATCTTTTGTCAGATGTTGCAGactcatctcttcaagaaaTGGCTGCCTgtagtctctctttcttcactgAATTATAACCTCTGTCTAGGAATGGGACAATCTGCTTTTCTCACAATACGATACGATTCGAGGCTCGATATgcggttcaggattcaatacagccaggatacgatgtgataaataaaagttcagtgacaacaaagtctgactgtgcagaattctgtttatttctgagactcaaatctttccagcgatgccattggctgctagaatgtaaacaacaatttaaaaatgtcattacaaagtgacaataatataatttggatggagagcttgtgaaactgtgatggtcaagagtctcattagtgattactacagcagaatagcatggagctgatatcaccattcatgttcctgacccatgatacagactgacacatttttgtattgcgatatattgaattttattatatcgtcccatctctacCTCTGTCCCATGTCTCCCTCCTCTACTCATTCTATTGTCCTTTACTGTTGCTTGCTTGGAATATTAGTAGGTATTGGTGTCGATgctgctgttgcactcactgtaaatcTCTCTAGATAAGAGTGTCACTTAAAGGACACTCTTTAACACTGTTGAAATCAGGTATTGGTGATGTGCTTTGCAttcctgggcccattttgttgtttggtgtgtttttttttattcccactGATAAGAtagaataaacaaacacattaatAGAAGCAAACACATTAGTCATAAATGAGaaatcagaaaaacagagaaaagaaacagatgGGGGTTATGGTGTATAGTTATTGTGGTCACTTCCTGAAAATGCACTCAAGTGAGTGATGGAGCCTTGACCTTCAGTAGGTTCAGAAAGGTCATAAGGTCACTAAGCCACAGAGATGCTTTAGAGGTTTGAGGACTTCAGGCTAATGTTTATTGGCTGGAATATGAACTGTAGGTGTGTTTAGGCTGTAGCTCTGTTTGGTCTGCTTCAGGAAGTGATTTTCGGGTTTTAAAGCAGTTCTTATTAACAGTTCCTGTGTTTTTGTCCCAGGGAGGAGAAAGCAGAAAGTAGCCAAAGAGAGGGCCGGCCTGTCCAAGGTGAGCACCGTCTCTACTGACGGCTTTGATGAATCAAATCCTCTTTTgattatttagtctccatctttgttgctcagcactCACTGCTGCGTGTTTCTGCGTTGCACTTCagagattgtgtttgttttccagctGCCGGACCTGAAGGATGCTGAAGCGGTGCAGAAGTTCTTCCTGGAGGAGATCCAGCTGGGAGAGGAGCTGCTGGCTCAGGGTAAAACCTGTCACCTCACATTAACATTACAGTGTAAAGCATGGTGAGCAGCAGGGTGGACTACTGGTTAGAGAccgaccccccccaccctgctgaagtgtcctggagcaagacactgaattccTATCAGATTTTTGTTCAGTTAGTTTTTCTGAACGCTGCCTCTCTATGTTGTGTGTGCAGGAGACTATGAGAACGGCGTGGATCACCTGACCAACGCCATCGCGGTGTGTGGTCAGcctcagcagctgctgcaggtgcTGCAGCAGACTCTGCCTCCGCCCGTCTTCCAGATGCTGCTCACCAAACTGCCCAGCATCAGCCAGGTAGCCACCACACGTCCCCAAACTGCCCCACATCAGCCAGGTAGCCACCACACGTCCCCAAACTGCCCCACATCAGCCAGGTAGCCACCACACGTCCCCAAACTGCCCCACATCAGCCAGGTAGCCACCACACGACCCCAAACTGCCCAGCATCAGCCAGGTAGCCACCACACGTCCCCAAACTGCCCCACATCAGCCAGGTAGCCACCACACGTTCCCCAAACTGCCCAGCATCAGCCAGGTAGCCACCACACGTCCCCAAACTGCCCCACATCAGCCAGGTAGCCACCACACGTCCCCAAACTGCCCAGCATCAGCCAGGTAGCCACCACACGACCCCAAACTGCCCAGCATCAGCCAGGTAGCCACCACACGTCTCCAAACTGCCCAGCATCAGCCAGGTAGTCACCACACGTCTCCAAACTGCCCCACATCAGCCTTGTAGCCACCACACGTTCCCAAACTGCCCCACATCAGCCTTGTAGCCACCACACGTTCCCAAACTGCCCCACATCAGCCAGGTAGCCACCACACGTCCCCAAACTACCCCACATCAGCCAGGTAGCCACCACACGTCCCCAAACTGCCCCACATCAGCCAGGTAGCCACCACACGTCCCCAAACTGCCCCACATCAGCCAGGTAGCCACCACACGTCCCCAAACTGCCCCACATCAGCCTTGTAGCCACCACACGTCCCCAAACTGCCCCACATCAGCCAGGTAGCCACCACACGTCCCCAAACTGCCCCACATCAGCCTTGTAGCCACCACACGTCCCCAAACTGCCCCACATCAGCCAGGTAGCCACCACACGTCCCCAAACTGCCCCACATCAGCCAGGTAGCCACCACACGTCCCCAAACTGCCCCACATCAGCCAGGTAGCCACCACACGACCCCAAACTGCCCAGCATCAGCCAGGTAGCCACCACACGTCCCCAAACTGCCCCACATCAGCCAGGTAGCCACCACACGTTCCCCAAACTGCCCAGCATCAGCCAGGTAGCCACCACACGTCCCCAAACTGCCCCACATCAGCCAGGTAGCCACCACACGTCCCCAAACTGCCCAGCATCAGCCAGGTAGCCACCACACGTCTCCAAACTGCCCAGCATCAGCCAGGTAGTCACCACACGTCTCCAAACTGCCCCACATCAGCCTTGTAGCCACCACACGTTCCCAAACTGCCCCACATCAGCCTTGTAGCCACCACACGTTCCCAAACTGCCCCACATCAGCCAGGTAGCCACCACACGTCCCCAAACTACCCCACATCAGCCAGGTAGCCACCACACGTCCCCAAACTGCCCCACATCAGCCAGGTAGCCACCACACGTCCCCAAACTGCCCCACATCAGCCAGGTAGCCACCACACGTCCCCAAACTGCCCCACATCAGCCTTGTAGCCACCACACATCCTCAAACTGCCCCACATCAGCCAGGTAGCCACCACACGTCCCCAAACTGCCCCACATCAGCCTTGTAGCCACCACACATCCTCAAACTGCCCCACATCAGCCAGGTAGCCACCACACGTCCCCAAACTGCCCCACATCAGCCAGGTAGCCACCACACGTCCCCAAACTGCCCAGCAGTAACCCTTACCctaattatacagtatattgatgtTGAAATAATTTTGTATTACCCTGATATTAATTTGATATTAATTTAACtttcattcaaataaaaatgtaaagttaAACAAAGCTCTCTGAACTgatgtcttctcctctctgtcctgcagcGTATTGTGAGCGCACAGAGCCTGAGTGAGGACGATATAGAATAAGGAGCGGACCAagaggaaccccccccccctccttcatcctcctcttcctcatgtggaccttcctcctcctcatggcCTGCCACCGCCTCGACCCCCATCACTTCCGTTGAGGgacatttttttaattcctgGTTCATCCATCAaattagtgtattttttttaaacttgcaTTACCCTTTTATGGGTATTGGAATatacggaagcccattgaggacatatattcatacattATATTTATGCCATTTTCCCTTGATAGTTAATTTAGctttgttttcttgagatagatatttatgtcattatctcaagaaaacacatttggagATAACGACATAGGTTTCTCATTATCATGAGATAATGTAATGGGCAGATTTCATCATCTCAATAAAACTAAACTGTTTTCCTGAGATAATGAATTAATTTCTATTGTTCCTGGAGATTTCCAACTCCGCTGCATCACACTGACATGATgacctgctgactgactgaagatACTGAACACTAACAGGCTGGCCTGCTGCAACATTTGGGTTTTGAATCATATGCTTTGCTTTAGGATGTTAGTTCCAAGCAGAAAACGATGtcattatctcgagaaaacaataTTCGTTATactgagataatgagaaaattatctCATTATATCCTGAGAACTCGagataattttctcattatctcaggATAACAAAACTTATCTTGAGATAAATGACATGAATAACTATCTCGaggaaacaaataaaattaactcggcatgaataaaatatatgaatatatatgtcctcaatgggcttccgtagaAATATAGTGAACgtaaagccaaaaaaaaaaaagagcccgTCCATTTTCCACCCACGATGTGACACTGTGTTGTTCTGTCCAGCAGCCAGGCTAACCGGACTAGGTTTTGGTTGAAAGGTGAATCTGTCGGTGCGTCAGCCGCTCTTCCCCCTGCAGAGCGGAGAGGCAAACCAGATCCAGTGTGTCATGCAGAGCGCCGGTCACACCGCTCAGCAGGTTTACAGTCTGCAGTCTTCATGGTGTTAGCATATCGACAGCAGGCGTACGGAAACAGgaatctctctctgctctaacgCTTCAGaagtatttattgttttgttatcAGTCTTCTTATCGGTCTCGACTTAGAAACACTTTTTAAAAGGTGATGGAATGTTCTGTTCATTTTAAAGAGGATCTCCctctttagaaaaaaaataaagaaaaggtgAACAAAGAACtcagttgtgtgttttatgtttcttttgACACAAATTTACAAAAGTGTTGCTGTTTCTGGGTTCAAAACTTTATTTAATTCATGCcagaaaatgtcatgtcagaAATTAGAAATACATTTACACTGTATGAGGAGTTTTGTTAGAAAATGAGATTTTCCATTTGGTAAAAAGGACTGTTCAGTTGATGGCACAAAATGAAAGAACATTATGGTATTTTAAcagatagtaggtaacttaaattcttggctgacaaaatgagaaCACTTGGAGACTTGATCCTTCAAATTTTAGAAATATTAAATAATTAACTTGAGATTCTTCCCCCCCAAAACTAAAGTGTCTCGGATTAAAATCTTCATGTTTCCAAGTTCCTGCAGACATCAGTGCAGGGATGCAACAGATGGAATTTAGGAACTTGGTGCCAATTTGGCTGCCATGTCCAAACCATCTTCATTACATTAcagctgatgttttacatcctgaaacattttctcatatcaaactccattgtagctgctggaaacatctggaggtgacatcacctcgTCTAcaattggccggttatccaccaagaagaaaaacacaacaaactactgaatggagccagggATGGAAGGTACATCACCATGTTTTTAATGGAGTTACAGTGTTttagggggatttttcctttaaaattcAGCAGGTCACTGAATTCCATACAGTCCAGTTCACAGATGAAAGTCGTAATCCTCAAGATCTTcctttttatttagtctccatcttcgtccctcagcctcactgtggtgtttctgcactgctcttcccacagatcacctgttaatcaaacagtgtgggcggagcttggattttctgttgatgcagtttgagtttctcttttctctgtctgttcagccatggtggctatcactgctcatgctaactacccagttcttcttctgtggattccaaacaaactggaaacataaaacgcatcacttcctgtgcggcaggaaagaacgaccagacaccggctggttAGAACAGACAGGAGaagcttcatgaactggatacaggTTGGATCATTATTGACGGATCATTATTGACTTAGAGCAGGCAGGTACAGAGGAGcagaacaaacatttatttatataaaaatatcacAGACTTCATCACTTTGAAGACCGTCTCAGATATGGACAGTCTTCCTTGGTTTCTGCTTCTTTTTcagttctttctttttgtttttcttgctgGGATCCACCATCTCTCCTTTGAAGGAGGAGCTGTTAGTTGGCTTGGTCTGGTTTCTGCCCTGAAATCCTCCCCTCCCGGCCCCCCTCCCGGCCCCCCTCCCGGCTCCCCTCTCCCACCCTGcgcccttcatctctcctcctcctcttcctcttcctcttccccttccctcgGGGCCGGCCGGGACCCTCGGCCCCCTGCTGAGGCCGGCTTTAATCTTCACCTTCTCCTTCTTCACCGACCTCTTCACCCGGACCGACCGGCCCTCCAGAGACGAGCCGTCCAGCTTCAGAGCCAGCTGGACCgagtctgcactctgcaccaagacacacaggtaaacagacaggtAAGACACTTTGTAAAGGGGCCCAATATAGGATTTGAAATTTTCTTCATCTATATACATATGTGATAATATGTGAtgaagatgtttaatgaagaaaTGCATCACAAGTGGATTTGATAAAATTAGCTAAAATAAGTAAACATGTCATGACGACACGAACGATGCAGTCCCACTCTGGTCAATCAGGAACAaacatgtcaccttgttttgagctgtaactgCACCAGTGAGATGCATTATTCCCCTGTTTCCATCTGTGTTGTCTGAGATATCAGGTGTTATTTTAGGCATAAGaactttataaaaaaaaatcactttgtcTCGATGGAGAACTCCAACAtgaagcagctgatcctccagcagcagcagactgtctctgcaggttttcacctgTTCAGATGCAGTCTGGATTCActaaagtctgagttcagcCTCATGAGGAACTGAACATGTTTTCTCACTGgagctgtgaagctgcagctagctagctaccgcagcttgttccctttgcaggagatggaacattccagctagctaaaagcatgctgggtagtgtagttcaATAACTCATTTTgtcgttcatgtaaataatactgaatggattttgatgaaatgaAGCCAAAcaagatgtgttgatgcttcctacaacatatttcaaaattaaagccagatgctttttagattgctgatATGAACTAACCtcccacacactgacagagggGAAAGTCAAGATGGAAATGACTTCTTCTGCTTCCCTCTGTACGTAGAAAAGGAAGGCAGGCTGAATCATCTCACCTCAAACAGAACGTAGCCGAATCCTTTTCCCAAGCCGGAGTTCTGGTCCCGCACCAGCCGCACAGCCTCCACTCTGCCACACTCCTCAAAATGCTGCCGCAGAGCCAGCTCATTCatctctgcaacacacacacacacacacacacacacacacacacacacacacacacacacacacacacacacacacacacacacaccagattaTATTCAACAACTCACACTCTCTTCAATGTATATAACAATATAACTGTGGGACCCAGACGCTGAAAAAACGACTCACCGAACGACAGATTTCCCACGAATATTGATCGTTTGTGATCGTGCTGCAAAACAAGAATACGGTCAGTTATTGAACGTGTGCTGCAGCTATCAAATCATTTCACCACGTTATGGATTAACAGGTTATGGATTAACAGGTGTACTGTGACGGTTGAAGACTTACAGAGGAGTTTTCTGACACTCTGTCCACTCTGATATGGAAGTCTTTCTCAATCTCCATTCCATTCCTGCCAGAAGAGACAAACGGGACAGAATAAATGATCTGTAGATGCTTTTACATTGCAACAAGTTAACTGATTTACAATAACATGGACAAGCCTGGGTGGATGTGGTGTGGGAGGTgaagtcagttcagttcagtgtgatGTGAGTCCGACCTCTCTAAAGCCTTGACGACTCCCTCCTCGTCTTTAAACACCACATAGGCGTTGATGCTTTGCTTCTTGGGGTGAACTTTGCGTCTGCAGGGAAAACAAGAAGTTCAGATG from the Centroberyx gerrardi isolate f3 chromosome 3, fCenGer3.hap1.cur.20231027, whole genome shotgun sequence genome contains:
- the rbm34 gene encoding RNA-binding protein 34, which produces MKKKLKQKSEEASPGPQAADYVVGQVAGSLFQKDSAAPGSLAALFSAAPQAAPLVFQPAPKPVQKSTEVKEQKETPEVKGHTVQKQRKPQKEKTVADQKLENRESALQNADEEERGKKPPRKMKRKAAEPGEGGGGGGREEEEQQQRRIKRRRTKAEAEEEAVKRKRTVFVGNLPVSCTKKTLQSLFRDKGSIESIRFRSVVREDPSMSRKLAAIQRKVHPKKQSINAYVVFKDEEGVVKALERNGMEIEKDFHIRVDRVSENSSHDHKRSIFVGNLSFEMNELALRQHFEECGRVEAVRLVRDQNSGLGKGFGYVLFESADSVQLALKLDGSSLEGRSVRVKRSVKKEKVKIKAGLSRGPRVPAGPEGRGRGRGRGGGEMKGAGWERGAGRGAGRGAGRGGFQGRNQTKPTNSSSFKGEMVDPSKKNKKKELKKKQKPRKTVHI
- the tomm20b gene encoding mitochondrial import receptor subunit TOM20 homolog B, which produces MMGGRSSTIAAGVCGALLVGYCIYFDRKRRSDPNFKNRLRERRRKQKVAKERAGLSKLPDLKDAEAVQKFFLEEIQLGEELLAQGDYENGVDHLTNAIAVCGQPQQLLQVLQQTLPPPVFQMLLTKLPSISQRIVSAQSLSEDDIE